CGATGGGATCAAGGGTGTCGCAGACGGAGATGTGGTGCTGCCCGAAGGCTGGCCGAACGGTcgagaggatgagaagagagAAGTGGCTGCCGAGAACAGACAGGACGGGGTTGATCAGGTTGTTAGCAAAAGAAtttctggaggaggaagccaggCCGAGCATGCACAGCCCCATCAGCAGACGGAGCGCAGAAAGACCAGACCTGTTCAGCCCgtcggtgaagaggaggctgaggctTAGACTTGCGATGCCAGAAGACTGCGATGCTGTCAGGCAGAGGGTTGATAACTACCTTAAGTCACTTTGAATGAGAAGTTCATGCGCATTGCAGTTGATGACAACTGATGAATTCCATTCAAGGATTTGCTCAATAAGTGTGCAGATGACAGAACCTCCGATTATGAGAGAAGGACGCTTATAACTGCCCTGCTATATCATATTCTTCTCGCCAACCCAGCTGGATAGATTATAGACCGGAAACTTGGAATCGTATTGCTTGTGAAGAGGTAGGCTGTGCCACACACGTCAACCAGACCAAAAATTCCTTCTTGGCACCTAAGGGGACAGGAATGGCGTTGCCAAGATGGAAAATGTCTGAGGCGGAGCAGATTGCACAATCAGACTCGAGAGGATATTAAGCCGATGCTTTTCGCTCATCATAGGTCGATGTCAGGCCATGATAGTCTGGTCCTAACACAGATCGCGCTCTGGCCAAGAGAAGGGAATCTAGCTAGTCCGACACCATGTTTCCAGGCGAATCGTttcttctcctctgctcTTTATCTCTGGCTTTCGCTGGGGTAATTGAGTCCTCCCAACAGCGAGGGTAAGTGTCCAAAACCTGTTTATCAAGTGTTTCAAAACAAGAATTAGGTAACGAACCGGCAAATAGGAGCCTCGAGAGACGCCGCTGGGCTGTGAGAAACTACGCAACAAATCCCCAAATACCGCGCCCTCTCAGTTCTCCGTCACTTTTGAGACCTCCTACCACCACAGTTGCGAAGTACCCATCGAAGATAGATTATATCAAGAATAATCTCGAGCTTTGGAGACTTTTTACATGCAACATAGAGGCTACTCTTGATACGTATGTCAAGGAGGACCCCAGTGTCTGCTTGCCAAAACTTGGAGTAGTTGTACCACTTCAAACTCCCGAGGAGATGGAGCCCGTCGAATACTTGGACTCCACATACATTTCAGCCATCGATAACCTCATACAAAAGGCTCTCCTTCCAGAGTCACTTTCACCCTACCTAAAGCAAGGCCCACTAGCACTCCTGGCCGTACTATCTCTCCCCAGAGACGATCTTTTTGGAATCGGGTACCTGATAGCGAACGACACGGACACGTGCAAGAATATGGAATGTCAGAATGGCCTGTTCAATCCACTGACTTCAACCTCGCTGAGACCCATCCCGACGCCCATGAAGCAGCACATCAGCAGGATCGATGCCTGGAGCAGAAGTAAAGCAACCGCAACCGCCACAAACACGAAACAGACCTCGGTAGCTGTCAGCGCTCAACCTACGCGTGCACCCACACCTATCATCATAACTACTAGTTCAACcgtcgtcaccaccaacctccaggGCTACACAACTCTCAACCACGTAACGAAAACAGGAACACAAACTATAaccccttcatcaccaacacccaccccagACCCAGTCAATACATACATACTGCAAGAACAAGACAAAGCGGACGTGGTCGAGGcattctcctccgccatgCCACGTCTCTTTGATCGACTTCTAGCACCAAGTCCTTCCGTAACGGCGACAATGAAAACAAAAGAGATTCCAGCTTCGAAGGTGGAAAGAAAAATAGTAGAGACGCCGATACCCGGGCCTTGGATCGGGGGAGGCAACATTACTGTGAGGTTTTATGAGGCTAATTTGACTTCTGATGGTGATAAGGAAGAGAAGGTAAATGGGACGGCAGGGAATTTGGTCGGGCAAGGTGTGTGGAGTTGGTTAGTGGTAGTGATTGGGATGATGGTCTTGCTATGACATAGAGGGGACGGTCCACTTCCAATTATACTAAGGTAGGTAGTTAACACTGAATTACAGAGATATTTTTGCTTGAAAAGAGAGTCTTTTCGGGGCTACTTCTCAACGTAAGTTCAAATTATCAATAACTGAAAGATCAGGGAATTTCGTGACCGGTTCTCTCAGGGCTTTTTAGCTCGTCATCATACCCTGAAATTCAGCATCGAATGCAGCTTTTCTACCCGTTATGCAACCCAGGGTTTCAGTATACCTAAGGTAACGGGCCGACTGAGTCCACCCAAACCGCAGCCTCTTGGGTTACATGAATCCACCATGATGGATTCTCGAAACACAATACCCAAGGTAGGTACGGTATCCGGGCAAGTATTCTAGATGTCAGATTTGTCAAGTAGGTACCTACTCGGAAATGTCAAACAAATGACGTAGTTACTTTATTGCTGGGTTGTATGGAATGTTTCAGGTGAAACCTGTCAAGAGTCTAAAGATGTGGTTCTCGCTGTTCAATGAAGCCATGGCGCCACGTCATAGTCAAACTACGGAGATAATGATGATTGAACTATGCCTTTCAGATAATTCAAGCGACGTGTTTggtacctaccttatctAAGGAGCTCATGATACCAGCCTAGGTGGCCAGCTCGAGTCGACTTGCCAACTAGACCTATTGGTGGAAAcccttcaccctccaaacctctTCAAGCCATGGTGATCCTTTCCATTTGCTTCGGAGAGCCGACTGAAATAACCCCAAGTGAAAATTGGGCGGGAACACAGACTAAACTCACTGTTGACGTAGGCTGCTATGCCGAAGCCCAATCCTACTTTTATCTAACGAGCCTAGGTAAGTATAGGCATACCAGAGAAAGACAACGCCGTGCCATGCCCCGGATCAAGGACACTAGAATCACCAGGCAAAGCCTGCTTCACCACCGACTCACTCGGGCGCTTCTTGGCCCAATGGCAACGAGGATCAACGGCCTTTTGTCGGTGCCATGACGGTGCATGGTCAACCTTAGCATGACGTGCAGCTTGCACGTGTTGACAATTCCCAGCCAGATTCGGTCCGTTTGACTGCGGGCATGCTCCCCAGACCAGCAACTCCGGCCGCAGACTGCAGTGCAATGGCCCGGCACTACTAACCGAGGTGCGCCGTGCCAAGTGCCCTTCTCCACAGACGGGGTTTGTTGTGGTCGCGGGGCCCCGGATTGTGGCGCCCACGGGAGTGATCTGGTGTAACGGTGAAAAGACGTTGACGATCCTGGGGAAATTCGCCCTGGAAGACGCACTGAAACGCGACATCGCAAGGTTTTCGCGAGCCAGGTGGTGGCCTACCTCGGCAGCATAGTTTTTTTTGAAGGGCCGAGCAAGACGCCGACAATGTCACCTCCAAAGATGAAGGCTTGGTAGGTTGCCGTGGTCGTCGCCATCAAGCAAAAATCTACCTATTTAGGTCCCGGACCCTCGCTGCCATGATgctccaaaacaccaccagccagccTCATCGCCTCCGAAGAGCCCATCCAGTAACGACTAGCCAAAATGAAGCTGTCATCGACCTTTTCCGTCCTCACGGTGGCCACTGTGGTTCACGGCCATGGTTATTTGACCATCCCGTCCAGTCGGACACGTCTTGGCTCCGAGGTAAGAGCTGCAAGCTGCGAGTTCTCTGGAAGCTCAATACTGACACATGGACCCAACAGGCTGGCCTTGACTCTTGCCCCGAGTGCTCCATTCTCGAGCCTGTCTCGGCCTGGCCCGATCTTGACGTTGCTCCTGTTGGCCGCAGTGGACCCTGTGGTTACAACGCCCGCGTGAGCATCGACTACAACCAGCCTCGCGCTGGGCTGTGGGGCAACTCTCCCGTCGCCCGCTACTCTCCTGGCCAGACCATCGACGTCCAGTGGTGCGTCGACAACAATGGTGACCACGGTGGCATGTTCGCCTACCGTATCTGCCAGGATCAGGCGCTCGTCAAGAAGTTCCTCACACCTGGCTATCTCCccaccgacgaggagaagcaggcCGCCGAGGACTGTTTCGAGAGGGGCACCCTTCCCTGCACCGACGTCTCGGGCCAGAACTGCGGCTTCAGCCCTGACTGCTCCCCCGGTCAGCCGTGTTGGCGCAACGACTGGTTCACCTGCAATGCTTTCAATGCCGGTGACCGTCGCGCCTGCCAGGGCGTTGACAATGCTCCCCGCGGGTCTTGCTACACCTCGATTGCTGGAGGTTTCCCCGTcaccaagaagatcaagcttcccaacatcaacgtcGGTCACACCCTCCTGAGCTTCAAGTGGAACTCGTTCCAGACCGGTCAGATCTACCTGTCTTGCGCAGATATTGCAATCGGCGAGGGCAGCGGCACCGTCGACCCGCCTGCTTCGACCACCTTCTCGACTGTCGTCACCCCCGGTGCCTCGTGTGCTGCCGCCCCGTCGGTGCCAGTCGTGTTCAACGAGAAGGCCACCACTGCCTATGGCCAGAACATCAAGGTTGTTGGCTCCATCGCCGCGCTCGGCAGTTGGAACCCGGCCAACGCTGTGCCCCTCTCTGCTGCCGGTtacaccaactccaaccccgtctggtccaccaccctcaacttGGCTCCTGGCACTTCCTTCACCTACAAGTTCATCAGGGTGGACAGCAACGGCGCTGTGACCTGGGAGAGCGATCCCAACAGGTCCTACACCGTTCCTGCTGCTTGCCAGGGCCAGAGCGTGGCTGTCGATTCCACCTGGCGCTAAATTGTGATTGATGGATGAATGGGAGTCGGGCGGCATCGGGCGTTCGGATTGCATAGGGAAATAAAAGGGGTCACAAAGGAGGTCACATTACATCGGGCATTGCATCTTTTATCTGTCTCCAACACTTTATACTGTACATATttgttctcttctcttcatGTTCATCATTTCTATGCAAGGTTCGCGATGGAGATAGGGAATCATGGAGTGGCAACCCGACGTTACATTTCGATCTCCGCCATGTGCACATGCTCTGATGATGATCGCATCCCCGTCTCCATTTCATCACCCCAAGGCTGAAGATGGATCCAGACCGTCGGAAGGAAGCTCTCAAAATGGGAGGGCGGCCCATTGCTTTCCGACCCTGCGTGTTCCCGGTGTCGATTGGCGAACAGCATCCAGACGTGGTCTCGTCGAGCTTCTATGGCACTGATAAACCCGGAAACCGTCCCGGGAAAATCCACCCGTCCATCACCCCGACCTCTCGGGCCGGACAAGAGTGCAGGAAACGGCGTTGCCAAGACGTGCCAAGCACACGAAACCCCTGAAGGGCGGCTCATCGACTTCCGCATCGTGAATATGGCAATCAGCTATGTGCTGGGAACTAAACAAAGATAAATACCATCATggccttttgcttttggtTTGGCCTCTAGAAGGGGCAAGCTGCTTCATCACAGTCTTCCAGTCACCATCATGGTCCTCGCCAAGTCCTTCGTCCTCAGCTTACTAGCCCTtaccgctgccgccgcccccaGCGGCCCAGGTGAAAAGGGTCCTCACAAGGGCAAAACCCCCAAGGGTTTTGTTACCGTGCAAGACGGAAAGTTTAAGCTCGACGGCAAGGACTTTTACTTTGCCGGTAGCAATGCGTACTACTTCCCCTTTAATGGCGTatgtcatcaccatccattCCAGTCACGATCAGTTAATATATGCTAACAACAATCAGGACCAATCAGATGTCGAAAAGGGGTTGACCGCCGCCAAGAAGGCAGGTCTCACCGTCTTCCGCACCTGGGGATTCAACGACAAGAACAGCACATATATCCCGGGTGGTCTTCCACAGTatggtggtgaaggcgcTGGTCCTTCCGAGGTGGTCTTCCAGTGGTTCCATCCCaacggcacctccaccatcaacgTGGCCGGCTTCGACAAGGTTGTCAAGGCCGCTGACAAGGTCGGAACCAAGCTGTTGGTTGCCCTGACAAACAACTGGGCGGATTACGGAGGCATGGACGTCTACACCGTCAACCTGGGTGGAAAGTATCACGATGATGTATGTACCTTACTTGGAGCTGCCTTTCTTCTcacatggtggtgggataaCTGACAGTGAACAGTTCTACACAGTtcccaagatcaagaacGCCTACAAGCGCTACGTCAGGGAGATGATTCTTCGCTACAAGgactcccccaccatctttGGCTGGGAGCTCGCCAACGAGCCTCGTTGCGGTGCTGACGGCACTCGCAACCTTCCTCGTAGCCCGAACTGCAACCCGGCCGTCATGGGCGCTTGGGTCAAGGAGATGAGCGCCTACATCAAGTCGCTCgatccccaccatctcgtcACCTggggcggagagggtgaatTTAACCTGCCCCAGGGTTCTGATGACTGGGCCTACGCTGGCGGGAACGGCGGTGACTTTGACCACGAGATCGCCATCGACACAATTGACTTTGGTGTGTTCCATTCGTACCCGGATTGGTGGTCAAAGACTGTGGAATGGACACAGCAGTGGATCCGGGACCACGCCGCGGCTGGtcgcaaggccaagaagcctgTTGTTCATGAGGAGTACGGCTGGATGACGCCCGAGGCCAGACTCGAGTACCTCGGAAAGACACACAACTCTACCCGTCTGGAGGTAATTGGCAGCTGGCAAAAgatcgaggtggaggagaagctggcgggAACCATGTACTGGCAGTTTGGGTACGGTGGTTACTCATATGGGCGCAACCACAATGACGGCTTCACCATTTACTTGGAGGAccccgaggccaaggagctgGTGTATGGTCATGCCAAGGCTATGaacaagctcaacaagaagaagggtggcAGATAGAGAGGGAGCAGCACCCCCAACATCTTGATATCGGTTAGCATCCCACATGCATGTATAATAGAAGGTTGTCAGGGAAAATCAAAAGCTTGATTGCGCACTTGATTGACTTGGGGTGATTGTGTGGAGATAAGCATCAGTGCCGACTTGGCAATGTAGGGAGTATAAGGGCCAAGGCGGAAAAAGCCGGTGTCGTGAAGCTTCGCCCACTCCTGTTGAGATCTTCTTCAGCCGTGGGATGCAGGGAGGATCTGAACGGGGCCACGAGACGCTGATCGTGGGTCTTGTGTATCAGTTGCCGCTTTAAGAATGGCCGGGTCTTGTGATGGTTTTTCCATATTATGAGTGTCCACCTTCGAAAGAGAGGTAGGTAGTGACGGAAAACAAATATCTGAAAGTTGTACGACTACATACGAAACCAGATCACCTTTCCACATGATGCCCACTTCAATTTGTCTATCTTTTCATCACAGGCCAAGTATCAACCCAGGACACGAATACAGAGGGTTGCTTGCATTTTAGTCTGGTTTCTACACATCTTTTGAGGCTGCCCCCTTTTGATTCACCTAGACTAGGTAGGTGGGTACAGCTGATGGCTTTCTTCACTTGCATGAAAGTTGCGCTGAGCCTGCTCTGTAGCGGGTTGTACAACTATTAGGATCATTATCTGTTGGGTCAGAGCTGACCAAAAATCCAAGCATTCGAACGCATGATCCGATTACTTCGGGAAGGATGGATGACGGACTGACCTATATTGGGAGTTTTTGGAAGGTTCCAACGAATGCGAAAGGCACAGTTGTCTCTCGCAACCGGACATCGGACAACTATCCGACGTTAGGTGGGTGAAATCATGGTGGCTAGTTCCAAATAACATCAATATAAAATGTTGATGGTTTCAGCTCAGAGAACATGAACCTGACACAAAAGATCTGAGTTTGTTACCACTGGATCCCCCTTAACGTTTGCCGGCTGAACATGGCCGATTCGGCTACACAAGCTAGCCACGAGCCAAGTGTTGATCCTGCTTAAAGCGGCGAGGGGCCGCGTGGGTGGTGCACCCATTTCAATCTGACCGACGGGACACAGGCTCGGAAGAGTCGGATCTGTTTGCTCATACTCGCCTATAAAGATGTGAGAGCCCGTTGCCTCTGTGTCGAGTGGTTGTTCTCAGCCCAGTTGACCATTCATCTCCTGCGGATATCCACATCGCGTACAATGAAGCTCTCGGCGCCAATTCtattcttctctttctttgctgctgcctcgGTTGCCCAATACACCGGGCCATGTTCAGTTAACGACTGCGGTGCGAGTCACAGAGTGTGCGCTCGAGGATGGCTCTGTGTCCCCTACCCAAGCTTTGACCCTGCAAAGAGACAAGGTTGTACGTGCAGTACCGCATGAAGTGGGTTCGGCCATCAGTTACCTATTAAATAGACCTGTACTGATTTTCTTCCAGACCGAACATCAAACAAGCTACAGCACGGAATTCTGTAGCAAATGGGATGATGGCCGTTTTTCCTAGGCTGTCTTGCTGGACCAAGCTCAGACTCAACTCTGATTTTGCAAAGGTCCAAGAATTGTTCCGGAGTTACGGGTTGCGCAGGATTGCACATAGGTTCGCTTCATTGGAACAAAGCCTCGAAGAAGAATAAATACACTTTTGCTTGCCTGCCGATGTTTTTTTCGTTTATTGCACTGTTGGTCATATTCGCTCGGTTTCAATAGTGGTACTATGGAACGACATTACCTTGTCCCACCTACCAATCATGGCCTGCTGTGCGTGTTTTTGGAACCGCAGAGCCTCGTTGTATCACGCCGAGGGGTAAGATGAGGTAGGATCGGCACCATCTGTAGATGATATCATCACATGCACCTTGCCACGCCGTCgaaccttttttttaataaaaaaaagggaaaaacaaccttgcctacctaccttgcaAGCTTTGGACTGTGTTATTTGTCTAATCTCGTCCCAGCTTTCGAAGCTAAGCTTTTCCAAGGCAAAAACTCCACGACGAATTTGACATGAAATGCAAGCAGCATGGGCTCTGACGGGGAGAAGCCAGCATCTCCAACTCTATCCGACACCGGCAATCATGTCTCAGAagccatccccaccctcgaCCGTCACGAAGAAAAGCGGCTTCTCTTGAAGCTAGATGCCGTTTTCGTTCCAATCATCATGCTGGTCTATCTTTCTTGCTTCCTTGACCGCACTAATATCGGCAATGTCAAAGTGGCGGGGATGCCGGAGGATATCGGCGCATCTGATGTCGAGTTTTCGACCGCAGTGTCCATCTTTTACGCAACATATGTCGCATTCGAATCGCCCTGGGCTATCCTACTCAAGAAACTCACTCCAAGAGTTGTGTTGACAGGCCTCTGTGTGGTCTGGAGCTTGACTACTATTTTCTCCGGTTTCATCACAGATATCGGGGGGCTGTATGCTGCAAGGTTAATACTAGGAGCATGTGAAGGCGGCCTCTTCCCCGGCTTAAATCTGTACTTGACCATGGTTTACAAACGAGAAGAACAAGCTCGCAGGGTCTCGTATCTGTTTGTTTGTGCGGCATTGTCGGGTgcgtttggggggttgttggcatACGTGCTCCTGAAAATGGACGGCATAGGGGGATATGCTGGTTGGAGATGGGTCTACATCATAGAAGGCATCTTCAGCATCCTCATAGGCTTGTTGATTTGGTTTGGCTTGCCAGACGATCCCACCAACGCCTACTTCTTGAACgagagagaaagggaaaTGATGCAGATACGAGCAAAGCAGAGGGCACAGTATATGGGCAGTGAGGAGTTCAGTTGGGAAGAGATCAGAATAGCTTTGAAGGATTTCAAATTGTGGATCAGGTAAAGCCCCTTTTCTATCCCTTACCAACCCCTATTCATGTCCTGAACACAGTTCTAACTTGACGAAAGCGGAGCAATTCAATTCTGCCAGGACATACTTTTGTATGGTTTTAGCACGTTTCTCccttccatcatcaccagtaTGGGCCATAGCAGCATCGAAGCTCAATACCTCACTATCCCCGTTTATATTCTCGGAGGAGCGTGCTTTTTGACCCTGGCATTTGTCTCCGACCATCTGTGCATCCGAGGCCCGTTCATTGCCTTTGCCAACGTCTTTGGCATCGTCGGTTATGTTCTCATCATCTGCCCGACAAGTAACGCCGTCAAATTCTTTGGCACGTTTCTGTGCGCAATTGCAGTGTACAGTGGTCCTGGACTCAATCTCACGTGGCTCAATGTAAACGTCGCACCCCATTATCGCCGGGCAGCTTCGATTGGATTCCAACAGACCATCGGCAACACAGCTGGCATCGTCGCAGGCCAAATTTACCGGACTTCACCGTATCTCTTGGGCAACATCTTTTCGGTCAGCGCTCTGGGCCTGGCTCAACTACTAATCCTGATTCACTGGTTGTACATTGGACGGTGCAACTTGCTCAAGGAGCAGATTGCCAGTGGCAAAGTGCAAGACAAGAGAAGGGTAAAGACTGGTGACTGGGAGTTGGACTTTAAATATCATCTCTAGGCATAAGGCGCCCAAATCCTGTCCCTCGAAAGCTTTTGGCAGAAATCTCGGCTATTGCCACACTGGAGAATGATCAAGTGATCGAATACGCCGCAAATCCGGCCCGTTTGATTCTTCTCGATTTAGCCTGTCCAGCCTTCATGTTGTAATCCATACCAGGATTGCTCCGATGCATACAGGCACTCATTAGAACATCCCAAATTCAGAGAAAACAGACCAACCTTGCAAGAAATCCTACATTTGAATTCCTCAAATGCCTAGAACTCTTAAGGAGAGCCACAATGATATACAGACGCCCTTTGTTAATAATTATGGCTGCTGCAATACCTCTTACTTTTGCCCAGCCGTCTCCCAACATCCTTGACTAACTAGAcctctcatccaccacttccacaccatcaacatgccGTACTGTACTGTCTGGCCAGGCGCTTTTCTTTCCTGATTTCAGGGCCTATCTTGAAGGACAAAACTCCTCAACTGGATACACATCTTGCCGGGCACGGCTTCCCTTTGAGTACATGCCGCACGGGTTTGCATTCTCAGTGTTCCACACATTTGTCTCTGGACACCTTACACGAGAAAAAGGCACAGTGCTAAAAGAGATTGGGGTAGAAGTTGCATATCTTGATGAGCAAGTCAGGAAGATGCAGACTGATGGAAGGGTGATCAAGAATGCGTATGGACAGAGAGCAAGCGGGTACAATGGCACATTTGCGCTTTCTGTGCATCTAAAGCCTATGGAGAAGGATGATGCGGAGTTGGGGGTGGCAAGCTGTCCAGGTGTATATTCTCAGCCTGTGATTGAGGTAGATTTGTGGGCCAAGCTAGCAGTAGATGATGGTTACTTGGGAGAAGGGAGTGAGGACACCTACAAACAGTCATGGGTGGAGGGTTCAATGGTGGATTTTGACGTTTTTTGGTCATCCTGTTATCGAAAGGTGGTTGGATGGCCTGCCGTGCCAGTTACTATGTTTGCCCGCCGTCTGAAGTAAAACGTGTAGCGCTGTGGATTTAGACCTACTCAAACAGAGAATGGTCTCTTAGTTATCCCATAGGGCCTTTGGCCTAGGTATGTTTTGAGCCTGTTGGCTGTCTTTTAAAGGGGCTTGGGCTAATGTATTGCTTTTTTGACTTTCAGGTTCTTTCTAATGTCATTTACCTAGCCCGTTTGGTATGGATATGTGTGGCTTAAAGAGATGGCCGCCGTGATGATAGGTAGATCATTGGTTGGATAGAGTGATACCAGAAAGTCAGCCGTGAGAACTGTCGCACCGAGCGTTTGAGACTGTGTAATTCCCGAGCTGCAGACTTTGGCGCTGGCTGTGCTGCAGTGTCTCAACTTGGCCCAGCGGCCTTCTCGAGCTTGGATGCCTCACGGTGATTGGTGTGTCGGATTGCGCCACTATTTTGACATTTCTTCTCTCAGGGGCCACAGAAAGGCAGTCAATTGCCGTGGGGGTGCCAAGTCGTGCTGGAAAAGCCGTGAGCTCGAACCAGTCAGGGGCAATGCACGTCTAGAAATAAAATGTCCCACGGTAATTGCAGGAGAAATGCGTCCTTGAGCGCCCATttcaggaggtggaggtggcggtggagggctATTGAAGAATGAGTCCCCATCCTTTTCAGATGTTGTGGTCTTGGATTTTCCCTCTGGACAAAATCAGTGATGCTACCCTTTTCAAAGCTCTCCTCAATGTTACTGCCGAGTCATCTAAACACCAGAATCACCACGAACTAAAAGTCAGCTCTCACAAAAAGGGACAACGATGGGCCGAATATCACAACTAGCTATTTTATGGCTTCTTCACCTATGTCCGGGGCTTTCACAGGATGCTTCAAATACCAGACATGTTCGTTATGATCCTCCTCCATTGATAACCTCAGGGGCAATCGCCAAGCCTTCAGGAGTAAGTGGGTCGGCGTTTGTGTTGCCTTTCAACTAACAACCATCGACACAGTCCACGACACAGTCAGGATATGAAGATACACGATATTTAAACGTAGAAAAAACACCTCTATCTACCTCGGTAGCAGCGGAAAATCCCTCCGAATGGTTATCAAGCAGCAGCCCAACTCTCAGCACCGGGGCCCAAGCTGGTATCATAACAGGCTCtgcccttctcttcttcctcctgctcagTCTCGCCGTGTATCTTTTCTGCCTCAGGAACAGGAAAAAACAGTCGCCACTCGATATCAATGCCCATTCTGGGTTAACCACACGCCCCAGCAATCAACACCTCATCAGCAGCCCAACAAGCCAAGCCACACTCCAAACACCCAAACGCGCCCGAACACCgctttccttccccttttctAACTCCAAAAGAACCGGCCAAGAACAACAGGGAATACCTCTGAGCCCCAGTGCTCTTGACGTCGTGCGAGAGAGGCTAGAGATGGAGTCATTGGGGTTCGGCTACCAGCAAGACAGACGGGACAACAGGCGAGAGGCCAAGAGCGTAGTGGAAAGCTTGGACTGGGACTGGAAGCGGGTGTATGTGTATCCATTTGCCTCGTCGGCATCATCTCGAGGGTCCGTTTACTCTACGTCGGAGAATGCGCCAGGGTTAGAACAAGGAAAGATTGGACCAGGGCTGGGATCTTATTGGGAGGTCAGCAGTCGTGGCAGCAATGGGGGTACTGGCACACCTGGGGGGAGTCGAAGATAGGGGTCTGGCAGCGAATAATGATGCAAGGGAAAGACCTGGGGAACTACAGGGtcgagtgatgatgaggatcgAAGTGGTAATGATAATAATAATCAAGACAGAGGCTGATAAAATACGCAGAGGCCCCATCTAGTAGCATGAAAAGCAAAAGACGTTTCGTTACATGGACTTTAGGTATCTGTATTAACATGTAAACTAACGCCTGGAGGATATGCTACCACTCTAACCGACCACTCTATTTTCTGCTCCTCAATGTTCTCTGGACTTTGGCTGGCGGCCCcgcatcctcaccctcgctgtcatcctcctcctcctcatcaacgtCATCGTGGTCAacctcgtcttcgtcaaGAGACTCGATGGCCGCcagatcctcctcgtcctcgtcctcgtcctcttcctcatcatcgtcctcatcagAATCTGGCAGAGCACTGTgattgatggggaggtcgtcctcgtcatcagcaGGCCCCACTCTCGGACCACCGTTTGTGAGCGCCTTGGTGCTTTCCTGGCCCTCTACGTAGACCACTTGGGCCTCAT
The window above is part of the Podospora bellae-mahoneyi strain CBS 112042 chromosome 3, whole genome shotgun sequence genome. Proteins encoded here:
- a CDS encoding hypothetical protein (CAZy:AA13; COG:S; EggNog:ENOG503P0C0); translation: MKLSSTFSVLTVATVVHGHGYLTIPSSRTRLGSEAGLDSCPECSILEPVSAWPDLDVAPVGRSGPCGYNARVSIDYNQPRAGLWGNSPVARYSPGQTIDVQWCVDNNGDHGGMFAYRICQDQALVKKFLTPGYLPTDEEKQAAEDCFERGTLPCTDVSGQNCGFSPDCSPGQPCWRNDWFTCNAFNAGDRRACQGVDNAPRGSCYTSIAGGFPVTKKIKLPNINVGHTLLSFKWNSFQTGQIYLSCADIAIGEGSGTVDPPASTTFSTVVTPGASCAAAPSVPVVFNEKATTAYGQNIKVVGSIAALGSWNPANAVPLSAAGYTNSNPVWSTTLNLAPGTSFTYKFIRVDSNGAVTWESDPNRSYTVPAACQGQSVAVDSTWR
- a CDS encoding hypothetical protein (CAZy:GH5; COG:G; EggNog:ENOG503NZHB), with the protein product MVLAKSFVLSLLALTAAAAPSGPGEKGPHKGKTPKGFVTVQDGKFKLDGKDFYFAGSNAYYFPFNGDQSDVEKGLTAAKKAGLTVFRTWGFNDKNSTYIPGGLPQYGGEGAGPSEVVFQWFHPNGTSTINVAGFDKVVKAADKVGTKLLVALTNNWADYGGMDVYTVNLGGKYHDDFYTVPKIKNAYKRYVREMILRYKDSPTIFGWELANEPRCGADGTRNLPRSPNCNPAVMGAWVKEMSAYIKSLDPHHLVTWGGEGEFNLPQGSDDWAYAGGNGGDFDHEIAIDTIDFGVFHSYPDWWSKTVEWTQQWIRDHAAAGRKAKKPVVHEEYGWMTPEARLEYLGKTHNSTRLEVIGSWQKIEVEEKLAGTMYWQFGYGGYSYGRNHNDGFTIYLEDPEAKELVYGHAKAMNKLNKKKGGR
- a CDS encoding hypothetical protein (EggNog:ENOG503PH7V), translated to MKLSAPILFFSFFAAASVAQYTGPCSVNDCGASHRVCARGWLCVPYPSFDPAKRQGYRTSNKLQHGIL
- a CDS encoding hypothetical protein (COG:G; EggNog:ENOG503NU7U), producing MGSDGEKPASPTLSDTGNHVSEAIPTLDRHEEKRLLLKLDAVFVPIIMLVYLSCFLDRTNIGNVKVAGMPEDIGASDVEFSTAVSIFYATYVAFESPWAILLKKLTPRVVLTGLCVVWSLTTIFSGFITDIGGLYAARLILGACEGGLFPGLNLYLTMVYKREEQARRVSYLFVCAALSGAFGGLLAYVLLKMDGIGGYAGWRWVYIIEGIFSILIGLLIWFGLPDDPTNAYFLNEREREMMQIRAKQRAQYMGSEEFSWEEIRIALKDFKLWISGAIQFCQDILLYGFSTFLPSIITSMGHSSIEAQYLTIPVYILGGACFLTLAFVSDHLCIRGPFIAFANVFGIVGYVLIICPTSNAVKFFGTFLCAIAVYSGPGLNLTWLNVNVAPHYRRAASIGFQQTIGNTAGIVAGQIYRTSPYLLGNIFSVSALGLAQLLILIHWLYIGRCNLLKEQIASGKVQDKRRVKTGDWELDFKYHL